A stretch of DNA from Malaclemys terrapin pileata isolate rMalTer1 chromosome 19, rMalTer1.hap1, whole genome shotgun sequence:
CCTagccacctgcccccagcccccctgctcctcccctcccagccccgcccccagacagaccccccccgccagccccgcccccaatcccagccacctgccccccagttcccctgctcctcccctcccagccccgccccgcccccagacagacccccccccgccagccccgcccccaatcccagccacctgccccccagttcccctgctcctcccctcccagccccgcccccagacagaccccccccgccagccccgcccccaatcccagccacctgccccccagttcccctgctcctcccctcccagccccgccccgcccccagacagaccccccccccgccagccccgcccccaatcccagccacctgccccccagttcccctgctcctcccctcccagccccgccccgcccccagacagaccccccccgccagccccgccccaaTCCCTGAGtcagccctcctccctcctgttcccctagccacctgcccccagcccccctgctcctcccctcccagccccgccccccagacagacccctcccgccagccccgcccccaatccctgagtcagccctcctccctcctgttcccctagccacctgcccccagcccccctgctcctcccctcccggccccgccccccagacagaccccccgcAAGCCCCGCCCCAATCCCTGAGtcagccctcctccctcctgttcccctagccacctgcccccagcccccctgctcctcccctcccagccccgccccccagacagacccctccctccagccccgcccccaatccctgagtcagccctcctccctcctgttcccctagccacctgcccccagcccccctgctcctcccctcccggccccgccccccagacagaccccccccgcaagccccgcccccaatcccagccacctgcccccagcccccctgctcctcccctcccggccccgccccccagacagacccccccgcaagccccgcccccaatccttgccccctgctcccccaatccctcagccagtcctcctcccttctgctccccacagcccagatcctcaaccaCATGGGGCTGGTGTCCCCCTGAAAGttcctttctgcccccccccccccccactgccccacagtttgCAAACCTGAGATTTATCAGGAACACAAATGAGGAAATATGATTTGTAAAATTAGAGGCTTTTTAACCCAGCAGGCTCCCATTAATTCTCCCCCTCTCCATTTTATGAAAGGCTGAGATTGGTGAAACACCATTAGAGAGATGAACTTGATGACAAAGGGTTTTAGTGAGCTCCAGGAACTAAGCAGCCGAAGGCAACAGACACCTGTATGGAAACTTCCCAGCGGTAGATCCACGCTGAGTAAATCGGCTCAAGCAGTCAGACGCTACTATGAGAACCAAGTATTTAATATGCTGCTATTTTAATCACGTTTTAGACATGATAAAAtgggatttgatttgatttgggaAGCAAAGAGTTACAAGGGGCTGCCTTGCTAACACTATACACCTTCTGAGAAGTACTTAGCACCTTGCGGGTTGGCATTTTGGGTAGCAGCTTCTTTCAGGTTTGAGCTCCAAAGAAAGGAAAATCCCATTAAGTAGAATGGATTCTGCACACCACAGGAGCCGATCATATGCCATTTGCTTACCCACAAAATACTGGGACTTCTCAAGGCAAGTGCAGCAAAGGCCAACTGTAATATGCAGATAATGGCAAGAAGTGGATTTACATCCCTCCTATGCAATTGCAATGCTTTGTTTATCAGCAAAATCATAATCCCACCCCCAGGATTAATGCTGGCAGTTCCAAAAGGGGTTAGGCACACAGCtgcaatgggatttaggcatttAACTCCCTTGAAAAATCTTAGCTGAAAGaaagtgggagaaaggaattTTAGCATTTGATGAAGGCTTTCTTcgtgagggcctgatcctgcagtgaactCAGTGCCTCCTGTGACATGCTGAGCCCCCTCTATTCCCTCCAACTACAGAATGGAGTTGAGGCTACTCAACACTTTGCAGATCACGCCCTGACCTATCATTGCTGGTTGTCACATCACAGAATGGATTTACACCTACCTTCCTGCCAACCTACAGTTAAAAAGCACTTTTTGAATAAGATACATCCAGTTAATGGTCTAATTTTCTCCTCTTTGCCAGGCTGATATCAAACCTGCTGGCGTCTCTGCGTCAGAGTATGAGCCCCAGGTGGAGGAATTACAGAGATCTTTTCTAATGCGCCCTGGATGTCCTAGATTTAGTAACAGAGCAACTTCAACATCCTATCTTGGTAAGGCTCACATGAGAGATCAGCAAACCCCCAGTACTCTTTCCTGTGATATATTAAGCTATTTCTCCCACACGATAGCCCTTATTTCCCCAGAACTCCCGTTTAAGTCCTACAAATTGTTTCGCCATTCATCAAATTGCAGGAAGCCAGAGTACTGATGAGTCCCTCAGCACAACTTTAACATGTAACACGGATCTTGCACTTGACTAGTATGTATTTGCTAGTAGGGGCTTTCGACAGTATCATTTATTTAGCATTTCCTCAATGCTACCacaaagttaaaaaagaaaagcctaGCTGGTAGCAAGTGAAAAACCCAAAGGCAAGTGTACATGATCCAAGAAAGAGGAGGCCAAGAccacccaaacaaaaaaaaaaaatcctgccttCTGAGGGCCTCCAGCCATCCAGAGTTCCAGCTTCTCCTATGGTTCTAGGAGGCAGGCAAGCTGTCTCCCTTTCCCTTAGACAGCAGGTCAGGGAAGGAACAATTTAACCAAGTTCATAAAGCTCTTACCTCTGAGGCGTGAGTCAGCGTAACCAAGCATATAATCAGAAAACAAAGTCTCTTAGCCTAGGTCAGGCTGGTGACCGATGGGAAGAGTGAGTCAATACCACTTCTGGttcctttctctctcactcagCTGCCTTTCCCTGTTTATATATAGCCCCAAGGCGGGGTAGGGTGCTTCTTGATTGCACCCAGGCTGTTTAGGCTGTAAACTCCACATGTCTCTTGAAGGGGTAGTCGCAGAGTAGGGTAGTCCTACCGAGAGGAGTTTTTCCCTATGTCCTGAACACCAGCCCCATTTTTCAGGGTAAGGAACCTTTGGGCTTATGCTGAGCTGTGACGGTTTCACGCTGAACGGAGTTTCAGAACTAGTTTCTGGATGCTCTGGTGGTCCCTTTTAGCCTGCCCTGTGACTGAAGACAGATTTTTCCTTATTCAGAAGGGCGAGGTGACTCAGATCTCAGCCCCTTTCATTTTATCATAAGTTTGTGTTACCATGACCAGGTAAATCTACCTGGATATTAAAAGTGATAGGTTCCTCACATACCTGAACTAGGAATTCAGTATAAATGTATAATATTTAAATCAGTCCATCTTATTTTGCATAAAACCCACATTCTCTTCACTTCTCTGAAACTGGTAAGAGTTTTAACCCTTTATTGTGACAGAAGGTATAAGCCAGAGTGCTGAGAATCTGGAATACGTCAAATAGATATTTTTCttgccaaaaacaaaaaataaaaaccacttaGAAGTaactaggattttttttccaacGCAGAAAGTACTTTATCACACAGCCCTGATTTGTCCTTTAATTTGAGTACCATCAGTCTGTCCTCCCAACTCAACTTTGAAGAGTggaatgctgcctttcagaaCACATATCCATCAGAATCGGCCACCAAAGGTAAGGGGATGACTGTATGCGTGTGTGTTTTCCCAGAAGGGTGAAAATCCGCTGTGAAATCGGTGCTTTTGCAAGGCAGCGCATTATGTTGCTATAGGAAAAACCACTGGGCATGCCTTGGTTGCTCTTTTTAACCCGTTGGTGGCATGACATGATCTCCAAGCTATATATTCCATAGAGCAACCTGCACCGTGTGGTAGAAGTGCTGCCTATAGTCCTTCACGGTCCCTGTTCCAGTCTAGGTGAGGTTATATGCAGGACACAGGGCACATACAAGTCCAGCCACAAGTTGGAGGATTTTGTTGAAGCCGGCAGGCAGTTTAAACAGACACAACTCCCTTTTGAAGCCTACCCATTGCAGGCTGGGTCACTGTTTTTAATTCAATATGGTAAATCTTTTCTGAGGAGTTTTTTAAATGGTACAGTAAATGGAACCCAAAAAAGTTGAGGCTAGTAATAGAGATTTGTTGCCAGAAAAAATAAGTTTGAAGAACAAATATGTTTTTCCAGTCTCTGGGTGATATTTAGATAAATGTTCTTTCCACTATTTcacatctgcccctcccctccccccagcagctggCCATCTCCTACTCAGTAAAAGTTTCAGTGGTCTCTCTAAATGGAAGAGTTTCACAGAAGGAATCGTTCCTGCTGAACAACAAAAAGGACCTATAGAGAGTAAAATCCCATGGTACATTGATGTAATCCGTGAGAAGGTAAGAAAATGTTGCTATAATACTTCAAAAAGAAGAATAGACCACGCACATAGTTAATTGCAAAGTGATCCAGCTAGAAAATTAACTTTCTAAGGGTGTGATGTAAATTAAGTTAAAAATAGAATTGTATTTGGATAAATGGATTAATCAAAGGATCTCAAAGTTCTTTTTCAAAACAACGTGAAGTGCAGGAAAGAAGGGAAAGCACATAGCGAGGAGAATGGCAGTAAGTCCACGTCAAAGTAAGAAAGAGAACCTAGGAGTCGTAGGTCCTAGTCCCTTAGACTAGATGCCATTAAATTCCCTACAGATGGGCAGGTATTGAAATACAGTACATCATCCACTCATCCGTATTTTTCCTGCCCACCAATATCCCATCAAACCTCAGATGCATTGTTTGAGTGAACACTATGCCTGTTTCTGTTCCCAGGAACGATGCTTGTTGATGATGGGAGAAAAGATTAATCGTCTTTCAAGATGTGAAGCGGAATGTGCAAGGAAGGATGATGTAATCTCTATCCTTAGGGAGGAGATAGAGAATCTGAAGAAGCATCTGGAGCTGCTCAGGAGGGAAAGTGTCATCACAGAGGAGGTGACTTGCACTCGTTTTCTCTGTATGAAATGAAGCACGCATTTAAGATAGACTTCATAGTGAGAGACAAAATGGCTATCAGCAGTGGCCATCGCTAGTGGAAaagctgatgatgatgatgacccttgtggtcccttctgaacctatgattctatgatgtaagCAGATAGGGGATTTCCCCAAACAggggcacacacaaaaaaaccaaccaaactgAGGAAGTGAGGttcaaaataaaagcaatttaagGCCCTCCTGTGTCCTGAATTCACAAGTAGCACAGTGAGAGGGAAAAGCATTCTGGGTAATTATATGCAAATGAGACCCCTCCAGCAGTCCCACTTTATGATTCTCATAAGGGATATAATAAAGCTACTGAATGTGACTGCACCACTCGGAGGCAATGTGAAGCAGAATGGAATGCTGAGAGTGCTCATTTGTGCATCATGTTCTAAACACGTTATCAGCTTCCCCAAAACCATTGTGGAGGCCTAGTACTAAGAATTCACTGACCGGGTGAGGAGTATTTGCGGTTACTGCACCAAGCTCTTTCCTTTATGTGCTGCAAGCTAGGAGTGTGGAAAGCAGCTTCCTAGGTAGTTTTCCTCATACTAAATTTTCCCTTGCAGAAAGATGCAGCCTCCGAACCTGTAGCTGACGACAGCAAGACAAAGATACCTGGGCTAAGCAGCTCAGTGCAGGAGGGCTTAGGACAAAGTGGCACTAAAGAAGATTTGAGAGAGGAGGtggcatgcttaaaattaaaactAAGCTACTCTGATAAAATTCTGGACTCTAAGATTGCTAGCCTGTCTGAGTCCCTGATGAAAGACCAGGAGGAACTATGGCAACTGGAAAAGGAGGTGAAAGAGGATCTGCACTAGTTCAGATACGGCAAAAGAAACTGACAGTAGACTGAGAGGAGTCTCTGCTATTATGTGCTTTTCACACTACTGCTAAAGGTGTCCTTTAGTGACTGCATCCTctagatcagcatttctcaaatgcaaccaccaggggcttttcttgcagccacaacCTCTTGGGCAGTGATTCGGGGGGAGGCGGCAGCAAGGAAGGGTTGGGTCCTGCCCCCCTCTTGAACCACAAACATCAGAGGAACAGACAGCCGGTGTGAATTCCCCACCTTCCCGggagcggtggggctcaggcttccagcttcaGGCCTGGTGTGGCGGGCGGCAGGCTCTGGCCACAGGCTCTGACTATGGGGCATTGGGCTCTCGCTGCACAGCGGCGGACTCCGGCAGCTGGGCTTCAGACTCACACCCCACCCTTATCACCCccggcccccactgcctccctacccacctccccatccaaggCTTAATTTGTCTCCCCAGCTTGCCaaggctgagtaagtctgctgtgaaaggTGATAgtgcatgtttgttaatatcacttttcactgcctcccagctagctaacaAGTCTCTGCTGtgaaaaagtgatattaacaaacatacaaagatcacttttcacagaaggggacttactagctagcaagccTAAAAACAAACATACctgcaaccaaaaaagcaaaataaacaacaacaaagacaggaacatgcaaagcaccttatttgtgtttttattctgtttaggtccagtaaagaatagaca
This window harbors:
- the CCDC27 gene encoding coiled-coil domain-containing protein 27 isoform X2; its protein translation is MNLMTKGFSELQELSSRRQQTPVWKLPSGRSTLSKSAQAVRRYYENQADIKPAGVSASEYEPQVEELQRSFLMRPGCPRFSNRATSTSYLESTLSHSPDLSFNLSTISLSSQLNFEEWNAAFQNTYPSESATKAGHLLLSKSFSGLSKWKSFTEGIVPAEQQKGPIESKIPWYIDVIREKERCLLMMGEKINRLSRCEAECARKDDVISILREEIENLKKHLELLRRESVITEEKDAASEPVADDSKTKIPGLSSSVQEGLGQSGTKEDLREEVACLKLKLSYSDKILDSKIASLSESLMKDQEELWQLEKEYSEMQQKGLRQEDMEKELLGGTEIEVASEEEEENEAEAEEKASLIKLREFQQVNQELCKELEKAKTDYDMATGAITSLQRQLAFQESQLRRAESEKEMLQKELRERGSQLQAMSAKFSSLREERKREEMMGIIERENYKLRQDIVEQESRLAEKNKLIDDLQSKINQLQAEVMVAQHHMQKQLCDQSETQSQVEALKHAEQQAKVALECISARFERFRSKIIQATYSAAGAKSPQAEISDEEALEAMQRIISERLDYHQMLKQKGVKVPSLFSSEPANLSSPNSKTTKKSPVK
- the CCDC27 gene encoding coiled-coil domain-containing protein 27 isoform X1; this translates as MNLMTKGFSELQELSSRRQQTPVWKLPSGRSTLSKSAQAVRRYYENQADIKPAGVSASEYEPQVEELQRSFLMRPGCPRFSNRATSTSYLESTLSHSPDLSFNLSTISLSSQLNFEEWNAAFQNTYPSESATKAAGHLLLSKSFSGLSKWKSFTEGIVPAEQQKGPIESKIPWYIDVIREKERCLLMMGEKINRLSRCEAECARKDDVISILREEIENLKKHLELLRRESVITEEKDAASEPVADDSKTKIPGLSSSVQEGLGQSGTKEDLREEVACLKLKLSYSDKILDSKIASLSESLMKDQEELWQLEKEYSEMQQKGLRQEDMEKELLGGTEIEVASEEEEENEAEAEEKASLIKLREFQQVNQELCKELEKAKTDYDMATGAITSLQRQLAFQESQLRRAESEKEMLQKELRERGSQLQAMSAKFSSLREERKREEMMGIIERENYKLRQDIVEQESRLAEKNKLIDDLQSKINQLQAEVMVAQHHMQKQLCDQSETQSQVEALKHAEQQAKVALECISARFERFRSKIIQATYSAAGAKSPQAEISDEEALEAMQRIISERLDYHQMLKQKGVKVPSLFSSEPANLSSPNSKTTKKSPVK